In Canis lupus familiaris isolate Mischka breed German Shepherd chromosome 9, alternate assembly UU_Cfam_GSD_1.0, whole genome shotgun sequence, a single window of DNA contains:
- the PLPP7 gene encoding inactive phospholipid phosphatase 7 isoform X1 has translation MPASQSRSRARDRNNVLNRAEFLSLNQPPKGAPEPRSSGRKAPGPSTQPPPPGEGARERRQSQQLPEEDCMQLNPSFKGIAFNSLLAIDICMSKRLGVCAGRAASWASARSMVKLIGITGHGIPWIGGTILCLVKSSTLAGQEVLMNLLLGSGQLGLSDNNSAHAIDQRTQAVLDTSQKNWKRALDKYWFTNICTSQEASSPDVHGQMDRCTNDALLLDIMTVAGVQKLIKRRGPFETSPSVLDYLTMDVYAFPAGHASRAAMVSKFFLSHLVLAVPLRVLLVLWAFCVGLSRVMIGRHHITDVISGFIIGYFQFRLVELVWMSSNTCQMLISAW, from the exons ATGCCAGCCTCCCAGAGCCGCTCCCGGGCCCGGGACCGCAACAATGTCCTCAACCGGGCAGAGTTCCTGTCCCTGAACCAGCCCCCCAAGGGGGCCCCGGAGCCCCGCAGCTCGGGCAGGAAGGCCCCGGGCCCCTCAACACAGCCCCCGCCCCCTGGTGAGGGGGCCCGCGAGCGGCGCCAGTCACAGCAGCTGCCTGAGGAGGACTGCATGCAGCTGAACCCCTCCTTCAAGGGCATCGCCTTCAACTCCCTGCTGGCCATTGACATCTGCATGTCCAAGCGGCTGGGGGTGTGTGCCGGCCGCGCCGCGTCCTGGGCCAGCGCCCGCTCCATGGTCAAGCTCATTGGCATCACGGGCCACGGCATCCCCTGGATCGGGGGTACCATCCTCTGCCTGGTGAAGAGCAGCACGCTGGCTGGCCAGGAGGTGCTCATGAACCTGCTCCTGG GGTCAGGCCAGCTGGGACTGAGTGATAATAACAGCGCCCATGCCATCGACCAGCGCACACAGGCCGTGCTGGACACCTCTCAG aagaactggaAACGGGCACTGGACAAATACTGGTTCACAAACATCTGTACCAGCCAGGAGGCCAGCAGCCCAGACGTCCACGGGCAGATGGACAGGTGCACAAACGATG CCCTGCTCCTAGACATCATGACGGTGGCCGGGGTGCAGAAGCTCATCAAGAGGCGCGGCCCATTCGAGACGAGCCCCAGCGTCCTGGACTACCTCACCATGGACGTGTACGCCTTCCCCGCCGGCCACGCCAGCCGCGCGGCCATGGTGTCCAAGTTCTTCCTCAGCCACCTGGTGCTGGCGGTACCCCTGCGTGTCCTGCTGGTGCTCTGGGCCTTCTGCGTGGGCCTGTCGCGCGTCATGATCGGCCGTCACCACATCACGGACGTCATCTCGGGCTTCATTATCGGCTACTTCCAGTTCCGCCTGGTGGAGCTGGTCTGGATGTCGTCCAACACCTGCCAGATGCTCATCTCCGCCTGGTGA
- the PLPP7 gene encoding inactive phospholipid phosphatase 7 isoform X2, translating to MPASQSRSRARDRNNVLNRAEFLSLNQPPKGAPEPRSSGRKAPGPSTQPPPPGEGARERRQSQQLPEEDCMQLNPSFKGIAFNSLLAIDICMSKRLGVCAGRAASWASARSMVKLIGITGHGIPWIGGTILCLVKSSTLAGQEVLMNLLLALLLDIMTVAGVQKLIKRRGPFETSPSVLDYLTMDVYAFPAGHASRAAMVSKFFLSHLVLAVPLRVLLVLWAFCVGLSRVMIGRHHITDVISGFIIGYFQFRLVELVWMSSNTCQMLISAW from the exons ATGCCAGCCTCCCAGAGCCGCTCCCGGGCCCGGGACCGCAACAATGTCCTCAACCGGGCAGAGTTCCTGTCCCTGAACCAGCCCCCCAAGGGGGCCCCGGAGCCCCGCAGCTCGGGCAGGAAGGCCCCGGGCCCCTCAACACAGCCCCCGCCCCCTGGTGAGGGGGCCCGCGAGCGGCGCCAGTCACAGCAGCTGCCTGAGGAGGACTGCATGCAGCTGAACCCCTCCTTCAAGGGCATCGCCTTCAACTCCCTGCTGGCCATTGACATCTGCATGTCCAAGCGGCTGGGGGTGTGTGCCGGCCGCGCCGCGTCCTGGGCCAGCGCCCGCTCCATGGTCAAGCTCATTGGCATCACGGGCCACGGCATCCCCTGGATCGGGGGTACCATCCTCTGCCTGGTGAAGAGCAGCACGCTGGCTGGCCAGGAGGTGCTCATGAACCTGCTCCTGG CCCTGCTCCTAGACATCATGACGGTGGCCGGGGTGCAGAAGCTCATCAAGAGGCGCGGCCCATTCGAGACGAGCCCCAGCGTCCTGGACTACCTCACCATGGACGTGTACGCCTTCCCCGCCGGCCACGCCAGCCGCGCGGCCATGGTGTCCAAGTTCTTCCTCAGCCACCTGGTGCTGGCGGTACCCCTGCGTGTCCTGCTGGTGCTCTGGGCCTTCTGCGTGGGCCTGTCGCGCGTCATGATCGGCCGTCACCACATCACGGACGTCATCTCGGGCTTCATTATCGGCTACTTCCAGTTCCGCCTGGTGGAGCTGGTCTGGATGTCGTCCAACACCTGCCAGATGCTCATCTCCGCCTGGTGA